In Haematobia irritans isolate KBUSLIRL chromosome 1, ASM5000362v1, whole genome shotgun sequence, a genomic segment contains:
- the LOC142231920 gene encoding uncharacterized protein LOC142231920 encodes MCDLSALISDQRQLLNLLVKYQSRFVAKNSVEKTHGYVSALAQRIDDIFNRFEAQHETIVEHVRDNSINSSEVPYLNDDFYIDFSETYFTFKGMLIDSFPDRSVSHSPMASTFVAPHGRSDTTIISESKLPKISIPKFSGEYIEWIPFRDIYFSLVHQNDSLNKIQKFYYLRSTLEGEAANLIKNISATEANYDSAWKILESRYHNKLMLVGNLISKLFNIPKSEGDFQSIKTLLDSAQECISSLQNLDINTKTWDPLLIHLLVQKLDIQSRRDWEQSLKSSTEIPQLSELFLFLERTFRTLESIAGETTNSPKNFPPRTDKYQNSSQTKKATFHSGLITKPDLPICVFCEKNHNLTKCYKFLALPRTSKINFLNDKNICFNCFIVGHNHDNCTSIFRCATCQQPHHTVIHPEDPASPIPNPPTQVTSHSAQSFSSVLLYTIRLNVNTSRGRFQLRALLDPGSQGSLISEQTVEKLALTKTRSNCRVVGIGNHHGDVSKFTGELNLVPRNENFGFSCTALVLPTISSYAPDPSSQQISLPEIARNNLADPWFYNSDPIDLILGSDICSEIKLAGQSFIHKGLFFQNTCFGWVFSGSSA; translated from the exons ATGTGTGATCTTTCTGCACTTATTAGTGATCAACGACAATTACTAAATTTGTTGGTAAAATATCAAAGCCGTTTTGTGGCAAAAAATTCAGTGGAGAAAACTCATGGTTATGTAAGCGCCTTGGCCCAAAGGATCGATGATATTTTTAATCGTTTTGAAGCGCAGCATGAAACTATAGTGGAACACGTGCGCGATAATTCGATAAATTCTAGCGAAGTTCCTTATCTTAACGATGATTTCTATATCGACTTTTCCGAGACATATTTTACATTCAAAGGAATGCTTATCGATTCCTTCCCTGATCGCTCCGTATCACATTCGCCAATGGCTAGTACCTTCGTTGCCCCACATGGCCGCTCGGATACGACCATAATTTCTGAATCTAAACTTCCTAAAATATCGATTCCTAAATTCTCTGGAGAATATATTGAGTGGATTCCATTCCGCGACATATATTTTTCATTAGTTCATCAGAACGATTCGttgaacaaaattcaaaaattttattatttgcgaAGCACTTTAGAAGGCGAAGCTGCAAATctaattaaaaacatttcaGCCACTGAGGCTAACTATGATTCAGCTTGGAAGATTTTGGAATCCAGATACCACAACAAACTAATGCTTGTTGgtaatttaatttccaaattattCAATATTCCAAAATCAGAAGGCGATTTCcaatcaattaaaactttgcTTGACTCCGCCCAAGAGTGTATTTCGTCTTTACAGAATCTTGATATTAACACCAAAACTTGGGATCCACTTCTTATCCATCTCTTGGTACAGAAGCTTGATATCCAATCACGCCGAGACTGGGAACAGTCTCTAAAATCTTCAACCGAAATTCCGCAGCTATCTGAACTTTTCTTATTCTTGGAAAGAACATTCCGTACGCTGGAATCCATAGCTGGCGAAACTACTAATTCTCCTAAAAATTTTCCCCCGCGGACTGACAAATACCAAAACTCGTCTCAGACAAAAAAGGCAACATTCCATTCTGGCCTTATCACTAAACCTGATTTGccaatttgtgttttttgtgaGAAAAACCACAATCTTACCAAATGCTACAAATTTTTGGCTTTGCCACGAActtccaaaattaattttctgaacgATAAAAACATTTGCTTTAATTGTTTTATAGTTGGTCATAATCACGATAACTGCACTTCCATTTTTCGCTGTGCAACATGCCAACAACCTCATCATACAGTAATCCATCCTGAAGATCCTGCCAGTCCAATCCCAAATCCTCCCACTCAGGTAACTTCCCATAGCGCTCAGTCGTTTTCTAGTGTCCTGCTCTACACAATTAGACTTAACGTCAATACAAGCCGTGGTCGATTCCAACTGAGGGCTCTTCTTGATCCTGGCTCACAAGGCAGTCTCATCTCTGAGCAAACGGTGGAGAAGTTAGCTTTAACTAAAACTAGATCTAACTGCAGAGTGGTTGGAATTGGAAATCATCATGGAGATGTCTCAAAATTCACTGGAGAACTGAACTTAGTTccacgaaatgaaaattttggtttttcatGTACAGCTCTTGTTCTTCCCACAATCTCATCATATGCCCCTGATCCTTCATCTCAACAAATTTCATTACCTGAAATCGCAAGGAATAACTTAGCTGATCCATGGTTTTACAATTCTGATCCCATAGATCTAATCCTTGGGTCAGATAtttgttctgaaattaaatTAGCTGGTCAATCATTTATCCATAAGGGACTATTCTTTCAGAACACTTGCTTCGGTTGGGTTTTCTCAGGATCTAGC GCTTAA